In Lacerta agilis isolate rLacAgi1 chromosome 8, rLacAgi1.pri, whole genome shotgun sequence, one genomic interval encodes:
- the TRAPPC3 gene encoding trafficking protein particle complex subunit 3 isoform X2: protein MARQGSRGGAESKKMSSELFTLTYGALVTQLCKDYENDEDVNKQLDKMGYNIGVRLVEDFLARSNVGRCHDFRETADVIAKVAFKMYLGITPSITNWSPAGDEFSLILENNPLVDFVELPDNHSSLIYSNLLCGVLRGALEMVQMAVDVKFVQDTLKGDGVTEIRMKFIRRIEDNLPVGEE from the exons atggCGCGGCAGGGCAGCCGCGGGGGCGCGGAAAGCAAGAAAATG AGTTCGGAGCTCTTCACTCTGACTTATGGCGCTTTGGTCACTCAGCTGTGCAAGGACTATGAGAATGATGAAGATGTCAACAAGCAGCTTGACAAAAT GGGCTACAACATAGGCGTTCGACTCGTTGAAGATTTCCTGGCCCGATCCAATGTCGGGAGATGCCATGACTTCCGAGAAACTGCAGATGTAATAGCTAAG GTGGCATTTAAAATGTACTTGGGTATCACCCCAAGCATCACAAACTGGAGTCCAGCGGGTGATGAATTCTCCCTTATCCTGGAAAACAACCCACTGGTGGACTTTGTGGAGCTTCCTGACAACCATTCATCTCTCATTTACTCTAACCTATTGTGTGGCGTGCTGCGAGGAGCCCTGGAAATG GTTCAGATGGCTGTGGATGTCAAATTTGTCCAGGACACATTAAAAGGGGATGGAGTCACTGAAATAAGGATGAAATTTATCAGACGGATTGAAGATAATCTTCCTGTTGGAGAGGAGTGA
- the TRAPPC3 gene encoding trafficking protein particle complex subunit 3 isoform X1 — MYLGITPSITNWSPAGDEFSLILENNPLVDFVELPDNHSSLIYSNLLCGVLRGALEMVQMAVDVKFVQDTLKGDGVTEIRMKFIRRIEDNLPVGEE; from the exons ATGTACTTGGGTATCACCCCAAGCATCACAAACTGGAGTCCAGCGGGTGATGAATTCTCCCTTATCCTGGAAAACAACCCACTGGTGGACTTTGTGGAGCTTCCTGACAACCATTCATCTCTCATTTACTCTAACCTATTGTGTGGCGTGCTGCGAGGAGCCCTGGAAATG GTTCAGATGGCTGTGGATGTCAAATTTGTCCAGGACACATTAAAAGGGGATGGAGTCACTGAAATAAGGATGAAATTTATCAGACGGATTGAAGATAATCTTCCTGTTGGAGAGGAGTGA